AAAACAAAACCATTTACGTGGAGGGGGTCGGGCCAACTGGTGAATAGCAAGACGTTACTTCATAATCATCAAGTAGGAAAACTCCTCTTCAATTGGAATATTTTATAAATTCCCAGTAGTATATCACCCAAAACTTGGCATGTAAAGTTTCCCTCATTACGCAAACCCTTTTTTGATTTTGGTCTTCATATCACGATACAGCTCTCCGTATGTGATCGCATGCTCGATATGCGAATAGGAAAGCACGGAATCGCCATCCTTGCTCTCGCAGCACGCAAAGAATAGGCTTTCCATCAGATTGTGATTCTCGATGGAATTGGTAATATGAACGCAATCCTCAATCGAATCATGAGCGTCATGCTTGTAAAAAAGAAACGTCCCTTCTTTGAATGCCCCTTTTTTGTTGGCGTCTTTCCAGATGAGCATGCCCAAGGTAATAAAATACCCTTCCTGGAAGCGGATGACGCCTGTAATGACAGAATTAATCGTGGTCGGAATGATCGCAATCGAGTCATTGAGCTCATTGACGTATTCATACAACGCTTTATTGGATTCTCGAAGATCAGCGATTGGTACATGAAGAAGCTGCTTGTCTCTTAACTTTTCTACGAGTTGCTGAACGCATAGCGTCTTATTCAAAGTTGAAATCACAACCTCATCACTTCTCCCATTGTAAGTAAGTGCCTTCTTTACGTTATTCGTGATGAAATGACATATCCCTACAAAATCCGCACAAATCTTCTTACTTTTTCAGCGAGAATCAAATCCCTCTCTTACCTAAGACGTCCAAAAGCCCTTCACGCCTTTTTGTGGCGAGAAGGGCTTTTTGGCGCAAACTTACGCCTTTCCTTTTAGGTAATCATCCTTTATCTTCTTTTCCTGTTCAGCGGTGGTCATGTCTTTCTCCAATACCTGATACATCAATTCATCCTTTACTTGGCGAGGGACTCCTTTTTCCTGATGATTTGGGACAGATGAACTCGAGACAGAGTCATGTTCCATACTGCGTACCTCCATGGCTTTTTGGGGTTAGCTTACCCGAAAGCGCCCACTCCATTCACCACACCCGCTGAACACGGAGCATTTCACGCAGTTCATCGACCGAACGCGGAATATGTCCGCCCAACTCGCGCTTCCACTGCTCAGGCAGTGCCTCCCACACATCAACGAGCAACGGCATACCCAGATGAAGACTCTCCAGCATGGCTCTGTTTTCCAATGCCTCCTGCGGATCTCCCGCGAACACAAGCCTGCCTGCATCCATGATGCAAATCCACTCGGCCCATTCAAAGGCAATATCCATATCGTGTGTTGCCATCAAAACAGTTGTTCCTTGCCGGTGAATGGCTTCGAGCTCCCGCAGCAAATTTTTGGTCTGATAGCGATCCAAATACGCAGTAGGCTCGTCCAATAGCAAAAGCTCTGGCTCCATGACCATGACCCCCGCGAGCGCCAGCCGCCGTTTTTGTCCCAGGCTCAAATGATGAATCGGAGTTTCTGCCAGCTCTCTCAACCCGAATGCATCCAGCACCTTTTCTACCTTTGCCCGGATTACTTCCACAGGCAGCTTCTGATTGCATAAACCGTAGGATATATCTTCTGCGACCGTGCTTGCGATCAACTGATGCTCGGGATCTTGAAAGACCAAGCCCACCTTTTGCGTCATCTCTTGCAATGCGGCTCGCTTGTAGACAAGCGGTTTTCCTTTCCACAGCACTTGTCCCTGCTGTGGCTCGATGATTCCGTTTCCATGCAAGAACAAAGTCGACTTCCCACAGCCATTCCGTCCCAAAAGAACACATTTCTTCCCCTCAGGAATCCATAAGGACAGCCCTGACAGGACAGGTCCCCGCCCTCCCGGATACGTGTACTGCAAATCGATGAACTCCAACAACCGTGATGTCATAACCGCCAACCTCCTGTCCACCACTCAAGCAGCACCAGCAGCATACAGCCTGCGATTGCCTCCCACTCATAGCGGCGCGAGCGGGAGTGGGTATG
This genomic stretch from Brevibacillus brevis harbors:
- a CDS encoding energy-coupling factor ABC transporter ATP-binding protein; amino-acid sequence: MTSRLLEFIDLQYTYPGGRGPVLSGLSLWIPEGKKCVLLGRNGCGKSTLFLHGNGIIEPQQGQVLWKGKPLVYKRAALQEMTQKVGLVFQDPEHQLIASTVAEDISYGLCNQKLPVEVIRAKVEKVLDAFGLRELAETPIHHLSLGQKRRLALAGVMVMEPELLLLDEPTAYLDRYQTKNLLRELEAIHRQGTTVLMATHDMDIAFEWAEWICIMDAGRLVFAGDPQEALENRAMLESLHLGMPLLVDVWEALPEQWKRELGGHIPRSVDELREMLRVQRVW